Proteins found in one Megachile rotundata isolate GNS110a chromosome 14, iyMegRotu1, whole genome shotgun sequence genomic segment:
- the LOC105664048 gene encoding uncharacterized protein LOC105664048, protein MLAVFILLLVLSLGHCQDNDLPSGYEIESSINRTIEEVERQVRENPKLPRLTRQQIVHILENITSQDLNAYKDKEKLEKARKLYQRALMVVLPYNAEKGSLNDLYTKPPMTQIIPDRSFKDSKQEDNEVRNEVSTENLVSQSYKPKSKNQYKNHRETYSEVQGKLPLKETLKLDSTPVRFSFNLENLQKSYTTERTTTKRYPVYEKSDLEIVYSTSVTEPTTKSTPKEIVIDLDRSKATQNVLTSSQWRYNAPPSTLKPTLPSNVDKIPFLPTVNKPEEPISTERVPNETTELYISSEQPTALYVTPMSTETSPRVKYSSTYSVNAAGFRASTTSTMRPEVMDLLESIGLRPDNYSNVEDVYKKNKNLLESSELNSIQGLVPAGSDSPSIHDQNTFESSGFEIKKGMENLTPEVQMLFQRFGLQTSNLDTTTTTTTKTVSFNSYTNFKPLPTSSVKDQGMKEFLAKFGLVDNRRQKSMRPTEASLIEAVPQNMRGILENIGLISSTQKDMETETTNHVFKPHEVNVKDEEQRSKINELLDTVKLVQQGKADIQNVKKAANDLIESTKTLKDGPDPLKLEEIIRNYSKELRNEVKRQEQVTTVSTTEETIATTESTTTSTDSTKSADQLAVDSSTSKDSTTSTTSNSTTSNLMALEESFGGTTPEPDPVLPPKRKNGLYFLVDWNTFLEVGEDDKEKINLRFQPKVGDRTRFLPVSVP, encoded by the exons ATG CTTGCGGTTTTCATTCTGCTACTGGTACTCAGCCTAGGTCACTGTCAGGACAATGATCTTCCATCGGGATACGAGATCGAGAGCTCGATCAACCGTACGATCGAGGAAGTCGAGCGACAGGTTCGCGAGAACCCGAAGCTGCCTCGTCTAACTAGGCAGCAAATAGTCCACATCCTCGAGAACATCACGTCGCAAGATCTGAACGCGTACAAAGACAAGGAGAAGCTAGAAAAAGCCAGAAAATTGTACCAAAGAGCCCTCATGGTTGTTCTTCCCTACAACGCCGAGAAAGGAAGCTTGAACGACCTGTACACGAAACCACCTATGACCCAAATAATTCCCGATCGCTCGTTCAAGGACTCGAAACAGGAGGACAACGAGGTTCGCAACGAGGTGTCCACCGAGAACCTGGTGTCTCAAAGCTACAAACCGAAGTCCAAGAACCAATACAAGAATCATAGAGAGACGTACTCCGAGGTGCAGGGAAAGCTGCCTTTGAAGGAGACGCTGAAACTGGACTCCACGCCTGTGAGGTTCTCCTTCAACCTGGAGAACCTGCAGAAGAGCTACACCACAGAACGAACGACGACAAAGAGGTACCCAGTGTACGAGAAATCGGACCTGGAGATCGTTTACAGTACGAGTGTCACGGAACCCACCACGAAGTCTACACCCAAAGAGATCGTCATAGACCTGGATCGTTCAAAGGCGACCCAAAACGTGTTGACGTCCAGTCAGTGGCGTTATAACGCTCCTCCAAGTACTTTAAAACCAACGTTACCTTCGAACGTCGACAAGATTCCTTTTCTGCCAACCGTGAACAAACCTGAGGAACCTATTTCTACCGaacgagttccaaacgagaccACGGAGCTATATATTAGTTCGGAACAACCCACTGCGTTGTACGTGACACCCATGTCCACGGAAACATCTCCCAGAGTGAAATACAGCTCTACTTATTCCGTGAACGCTGCAGGGTTTCGAGCGAGCACTACGTCAACCATGAGGCCAGAGGTGATGGACCTGCTGGAGTCGATCGGTCTGAGGCCCGACAACTACAGCAACGTGGAGGACGTTTATAAGAAGAACAAGAACTTGCTAGAGAGTTCCGAGTTGAACAGCATCCAGGGTTTAGTTCCAGCCGGGTCGGACTCTCCGTCGATACACGATCAGAATACCTTCGAGAGTTCTGGGTTTGAGATTAAGAAAGGTATGGAGAATCTGACGCCCGAGGTGCAGATGCTGTTCCAGAGGTTTGGGCTGCAGACCTCGAATCTGGACACGACTACTACCACAACTACGAAGACTGTCAGTTTTAATTCGTACACGAACTTTAAACCTTTGCCTACGTCCAGCGTGAAGGATCAGGGGATGAAGGAGTTCCTGGCGAAGTTCGGTCTGGTCGATAATCGGAGGCAGAAGTCCATGAGGCCGACGGAGGCTTCGTTGATCGAGGCTGTGCCTCAGAACATGAGAGGCATCCTGGAGAACATTGGACTCATTTCGAGCACTCAGAAGGATATGGAGACAGAGACGACGAACCACGTGTTCAAGCCTCACGAAGTGAATGTAAAAGATGAGGAACAGAGGAGCAAGATTAACGAGTTACTGGATACTGTTAAATTGGTACAGCAAGGTAAAGCGGATATTCAGAACGTGAAGAAGGCGGCTAATGATCTGATAGAGTCGACGAAGACTTTGAAGGATGGACCAGATCCTTTGAAGCTTGAGGAGATCATCAGAAATTATAGCAAGGAGCTGAGGAACGAGGTGAAGCGACAGGAACAGGTGACCACTGTTAGCACCACAGAAGAAACGATAGCTACGACTg AATCGACGACGACCAGCACAGATTCCACGAAATCGGCAGATCAGTTAGCTGTGGACTCGTCCACTTCCAAGGATTCTACGACCTCAACGACCTCGAACTCTACGACCTCGAATCTAATGGCACTAGAGGAGTCTTTTGGCGGGACGACTCCCGAACCAGATCCTGTTCTTCCGCCAAAAAGAAAAAACGGGCTGTACTTCCTAGTGGACTGGAACACGTTCCTGGAAGTCGGCGAGGACGACAAGGAGAAGATCAATTTGAGATTTCAACCAAAAGTTGGGGACAGAACGAGATTTTTACCAGTATCAGTGCCTTAA
- the fs(1)N gene encoding female sterile (1) Nasrat, with product MEMVSVGRIFLVLLLRLSVVKSVETIDEFLEANSRRVLRHVEDESPIWMEYEFDSGVGNREDLIVKDISIHPHPTLPQVANWQFFQTNDTSYLFCAKESTLSLYKLNLDNVEIAQNVDLSVQGEVLTFKVINLNSSVVVVLCVKSNNGTSLQWYKLDGDSFESFWLWPVQKHVHDMEFVQKEDGNKLLLLVDEEIRFRQHYSTVDVYGFSVDFLNDYFHFWLCQTTSVPKVVDIQVCSIYESVSIALQGKDEISLFEYKGTIFGDTFQELKTIKSHNLNNFACFESGYLQFLAISGPEAGLFHFIEGEFQYNTESEPSFDISDIYWVRDIRLDTYREESLLLLQLQNSTVIALAWQGLSYKRIHLPSNVLDQFNLSTITPVPKFGFFAGNQFVKFHTELKELKHPVQYSIEKLLIVQRLLNDTLYQQEKILDETESRISESYLKNPVITGFWNISSLNATNAVLSNNVTYHSVSIGSKKLTKEELQFDVKSYTRKLDDLQEKLEEIDSNLKDADLNQLNFDSDVEIFGNLNITGTLTVNDLSVDYINDVNVNDNVKSYETFSSVEAENLTIYSLNGIPVENIRFSDSVFDCSDVNFSAINRAHVTEHLLFETINGVDWKRLMENVVWIDRPAFIPGNTVIEGTLSADIFDVDIVNGLPYPDEYVLTDDRSANITGVKSFNKLTVHHLKNVNTLNDIDFEDFVILNRDNVLKEEITFEDLSVYDQIQIDGEITGWTEENLLLNETSEISNDVTFLSLNILGNVTFDNFFMNQQLFDFRDLLLKTEENVEITGTKTFLSDVRMKSLHITSGLVNERPMDEYVTLDTEQEFPNLVKILPDVTFGNVTFGAIEKLENLFKENSDSCLQKIIVFKSPITVENLTFDKINNVSYEDFHRKLNETDVHFDNLTVENLYADIIIPSSINDVDFSNFVKNYSSNVDEYEVENLQTDLLNASFINGMSINEINEKTNRLLTMLSEIFNGNVTLESLRVTGVIKANSVNGKSVVDWYNEDQNGNIIFEDGVSIGNLTILGLVNGVNFSEFVSDTVMKTDTNIEVDGHKTFDVVNCGVIETTMLNGRPIEMLFDPSKEQVLTGPVVVNGSITVLNKFNVTGKINDIPFQDLMDRFKLVGDTYVLNGDVHFNGNVTIQNLYTNGSIQGKNFNSFLKDIVFKDEDNVTISGKKVFNSVTFENSITVHDKLNDINLKRFWEKAVFIDKPFKIKSKINFKGGILVNGDITVKQSFETKSIMGIDVDELRHSVLHLNKPAYITEPMTLTNVTFLSNIQAGKINDIDMSLLIPLHTDQAIPVNVLRCRTVNVENIEILGKINGQDLKHVQQTTFMVNGNQNITGHFNFHGHVRMRRDFNAHLNGIDPSRMISLNSKGDLRGNFIFERPIYLKKSLRTLGYLNGIDPARWEAVAVMKNSPLRQVVSGTWTVRGDVYFQKGAVGSDIVNGTNITEISHVLAKTHAEMDAVLTKEKEKLKTTCEELKRLKYYAENQIYQFNAFDYLQIIEFDNKIVSVHYFELEDRDYMMLSFTTCHMHAYVYTGTKFELIENVPDFGVVERWSTIRHKDILFFLASGPNLCGRGSANLWKLENDTFTHVLDFGQNVNSNRDTFLRMMSNEQMRSVGLNESLSSPDDLKIVFDGDKMLLARKSEIYKYNVDSNDFEKDAKPDVLKFKAGLLQKEMILYYDEEISKDIFIYKISGTKRKVFQTIKTHRPTFFTVINFEGNIETLLIFIENGMYLRIYEYKGIEGFLYRDSIRMDVDKIFTLKIRKYTNVVKRHCLALVHENRLTILEADMHGEKLDMELSCPKV from the exons ATGGAAATGGTTTCGGTCGGTCGAATTTTTCTGGTTCTCCTTCTTCGATTGAGCGTTGTAAAATCGGTGGAAACGATAGATGAGTTCCTTGAAGCTAACTCGAGGAGAGTTCTGCGACATGTGGAGGATGAATCTCCTATTTGGATGGAGTACGAGTTCGACAGCGGAGTTGGGAACAGAGAAG ATTTGATCGTGAAGGACATTTCGATTCATCCACATCCAACTTTACCACAAGTGGCCAACTGGCAGTTCTTTCAAACAAATGACACCAGTTACCTCTTCTGCGCTAAAGAATCCACCCTATCGctgtacaaattaaatttagataATGTTGAAATCGCTCAGAATGTGGATTTGAGTGTCCAGGGAGAAGTGTTGACGTTCAAAGTGATTAATCTAAATTCCTCCGTGGTCGTCGTTCTGTGCGTGAAATCGAACAATGGAACCTCCTTGCAATGGTACAAACTTGATGGAGACTCTTTTGAGTCTTTCTGGTTGTGGCCGGTACAGAAACATGTACATGATATGGAGTTTGTTCAGAAGGAAGATGGGAATAAATTGTTGTTGCTGGTTGATGAAGAAATACGATTTAGACAGCACTATTCGACTGTTGATGTTTATGGCTTCAGCGTTGATTTTTTGAACGATTATTTTCACTTTTG GTTGTGCCAAACAACCTCCGTGCCAAAAGTAGTCGACATCCAAGTCTGCTCCATCTACGAAAGCGTCTCCATCGCCCTCCAAGGAAAGGACGAAATTTCCCTATTCGAATACAAGGGTACCATCTTTGGAGACACCTTCCAAgaattaaaaacaataaaatcccACAATCTGAACAACTTCGCCTGCTTCGAAAGTGGATATCTCCAATTCCTGGCGATATCCGGACCTGAAGCTGGACTCTTTCACTTCATCGAAGGGGAATTTCAGTACAACACAGAGTCTGAACCTAGTTTTG ACATTTCAGATATTTATTGGGTCAGAGATATAAGATTGGATACGTATAGAGAGGAATCGTTGTTACTGCTTCAGTTACAAAATAGTACAGTGATTGCTTTGGCTTGGCAAGGTTTGAGCTACAAGAGGATACATCTACCTAGCAATGTTCTCGATCAATTTAATTTGTCAACGATCACACCGGTTCCGAAATTCGGATTTTTTGCGGGTAATCAGTTCGTGAAGTTCCACACCGAGCTGAAGGAACTGAAACACCCTGTTCAGTATAGTATAGAAAAATTGTTGATTGTACAACGTCTGTTGAAT GACACGTTGTATCAGCAAGAGAAGATTCTCGACGAAACAGAGTCTCGTATCAGTGAAAGCTACCTAAAGAATCCGGTGATCACAGGATTCTGGAATATCAGTTCACTAAACGCGACTAATGCAGTTCTATCTAACAATGTGACATACCATTCCGTCAGTATAGGTtccaaaaaattaacaaaagagGAGTTACAATTCGATGTAAAGTCTTATACCCGAAAGTTAGACGACTTACAAGAAAAATTAGAAGAAATCGATTCGAATTTGAAGGATGCCGATCTGAACCAGTTAAATTTTGATTCCGATGTAGAGATATTCGGAAATCTGAACATTACGGGTACCTTGACTGTCAATGATCTAAGCGTGGATTACATTAATGATGTCAATGTGAATGACAATGTCAAATCTTACGAGACCTTCTCTTCGGTCGAAGCTGAGAACCTGACAATTTATTCCTTGAATGGTATACCTGTGGAGAACATACGTTTCTCGGATTCGGTGTTTGACTGCAGCGATGTGAACTTCTCTGCAATAAATAGAGCACATGTGACGGAGCACTTATTATTTGAGACGATCAATGGTGTTGATTGGAAGAGGTTGATGGAGAACGTTGTGTGGATTGATCGGCCGGCTTTTATTCCTGGGAACACTGTCATCGAAGGG ACGCTAAGCGCTGATATTTTTGATGTGGACATAGTGAATGGTCTCCCATACCCTGATGAGTATGTGCTAACCGACGATAGATCCGCAAACATAACAGGTGTGAAGTCGTTCAATAAACTAACAGTGCATCATCTGAAGAACGTGAACACCCTGAACGATATAGATTTCGAGGACTTCGTGATACTGAACAGAGACAACGTTCTTAAAGAGGAGATCACGTTCGAGGACTTGTCGGTCTACGACCAGATACAG ATAGACGGCGAGATAACCGGATGGACCGAAGAGAATCTGTTACTAAACGAAACATCTGAGATCTCCAACGACGTCACGTTCCTAAGTCTGAACATTTTGGGAAACGTGACGTTCGACAACTTCTTCATGAACCAACAGTTATTCGATTTTAGAGATCTTCTCCTAAAAACGGAGGAGAACGTTGAAATTACTGGGACAAAGACGTTCTTGAGCGACGTTCGAATGAAATCTCTTCACATCACATCTGGATTGGTCAACGAACGTCCGATGGACGAATATGTGACTTTGGACACGGAGCAAGAATTTCcaa ATTTGGTGAAAATATTACCGGACGTTACATTCGGAAACGTGACGTTTGGAGCAATCGAAAAATTGGAGAACCTATTCAAGGAAAATTCAGACTCTTGCTTGCAGAAGATCATAGTATTTAAATCACCGATCACAGTAGAGAACTTGACGttcgataaaataaacaatgtGTCCTACGAAGATTTCCATAGGAAGCTAAACGAGACGGATGTGCACTTCGATAATTTAACAGTGGAGAATTTATACGCAGATATTATTATACCCTCCTCAATAAACGACgtcgatttttcaaattttgttaagaaCTATTCTTCGAATGTGGACGAATACGAGGTTGAGAATTTACAAACCGACCTCTTGAACGCATCCTTCATAAACGGGATGTCCATCAACGAAATCAATGAGAAAACCAATCGCTTGTTAACGATGTTATCAGAAATTTTCAATGGGAACGTTACTTTGGAGTCTCTTCGTGTGACAGGAGTGATTAAAGCGAATTCGGTAAACGGGAAGTCGGTGGTGGACTGGTACAACGAAGACCAGAACGGAAACATCATTTTCGAAGATGGCGTCTCCATTGGAAATTTGACTATTCTAGGTTTAGTGAACGGTGTAAATTTTTCTGAATTCGTTTCTGATACCGTGATGAAAACGGACACGAATATAGAGGTTGATGGACATAAAACTTTCGATGTTGTTAACTGTGGCGTGATCGAGACAACTATGCTGAACGGGCGACCTATAGAGATGCTGTTTGACCCCAGCAAGGAACAGGTGTTGACAGGACCCGTGGTTGTAAATG gttCCATCACGGTGCTCAATAAATTCAACGTGACTGGGAAGATCAACGACATACCGTTCCAAGATTTGATGGACAGATTCAAACTCGTGGGCGACACCTACGTATTAAATGGAGATGTCCATTTCAATGGCAACGTCACTATCCAAAACTTATACACGAATGGCTCCATTCAGGGGAAAAACTTTAATAGCTTTTTGAAAGACATAGTCTTCAAGGATGAAGATAATGTCACCATATCAGGGAAGAAAGTGTTCAACTCTGTCACCTTTGAGAATTCGATCACTGTCCACGATAAGTTGAACGACATAAACTTGAAGAGATTCTGGGAGAAGGCTGTGTTCATCGACAAACCATTTAAGATCAaatccaaaattaattttaagggTGGAATTCTTGTGAATGGCGACATTACAGTCAAACAGAGCTTCGAAACGAAGTCCATCATGGGAATCGACGTTGACGAGTTGCGACATAGCGTTTTGCACTTGAACAAACCCGCCTACATTACAG AGCCTATGACGCTAACGAACGTGACGTTCCTGTCGAACATCCAAGCGGGGAAGATTAACGACATCGATATGAGTTTGTTAATTCCTTTGCACACCGATCAAGCTATACCTGTGAACGTTCTGAGATGCAGAACAGTCAACGTGGAGAACATCGAGATACTAGGAAAAATTAATGGGCAAGATTTGAAGCATGTTCAGCAAACCACGTTCATG GTAAATGGGAACCAGAACATAACAGGACATTTCAATTTCCATGGTCACGTTCGCATGCGACGTGATTTCAATGCACATCTTAATGGCATTGATCCAAGCAGAATGATTTCTTTGAACTCGAAAGGCGATTTGAGAG GAAACTTCATATTCGAGAGACCGATATATTTGAAGAAGAGTCTTCGGACATTAGGCTACTTGAACGGCATAGACCCTGCACGATGGGAGGCGGTGGCTGTCATGAAGAACAGCCCTCTTCGACAAGTGGTTTCCGGTACCTGGACCGTGCGAGGCGATGTCTACTTCCAGAAGGGAGCTGTTGGGAGCGATATTGTGAATGGAACTAACATCACTGAGATATCACATGTGTTGGCGAAGACACATGCAGAAATGGATGCTGTGTTGACAAAGGAAAAA gaaaaattgaaaaccacATGTGAAGAGCTCAAACGCCTCAAATACTACGCCGAAAATCAAATATACCAATTCAACGCCTTCGACTACCTGCAGATCATAGAATTCGACAACAAGATAGTCAGTGTTCACTACTTCGAGTTAGAGGACAGAGACTACATGATGTTAAGCTTCACCACGTGTCACATGCACGCATATGTGTATACAGGAACAAAATTCGAGTTGATAGAAAATGTTCCAGATTTTGGAGTAGTGGAACGTTGGTCCACCATCAGACACAAGGACATTTTATTTTTCCTGGCTTCCGGACCTAATTTGTGTGGACGAGGCTCTGCGAATTTGTGGAAGTTGGAGAACGATACGTTCACG CACGTGTTAGACTTCGGTCAGAATGTAAATAGCAATCGGGACACGTTTTTGAGGATGATGAGTAACGAACAGATGAGATCAGTAGGATTGAACGAGAGTCTGTCTTCACCagatgatttaaaaattgttttcgaTGGAGATAAAATGTTGCTGGCCAGAAAGTCTGAGATCTATAAGTACAATGTTGATAGTAATGATTTTGAGAAAGATGCGAAGCCTGATGTTCTGAAGTTCAAGGCTGGATTACTGCAGAAAGAGATGATACTGTACTACGACGAAGAAATTAGCAAAGATATATTT ATTTATAAGATTAGCGGAACAAAACGAAAGGTGTTTCAAACTATAAAGACACATAGACCAACATTCTTCACTGTAATTAATTTCGAAGGAAATATTGAAACACTGTTAATCTTTATTGAGAACGGAATGTATCTccgaatttatgaatataaag GTATTGAAGGCTTCCTGTACAGAGACAGCATAAGAATGGACGTTGACAAAATATTCACCCTAAAAATCAGAAAATACACAAACGTGGTGAAACGACACTGTCTCGCATTGGTTCACGAAAATCGTCTAACGATTCTAGAAGCAGACATGCACGGTGAAAAACTAGACATGGAGCTCTCCTGTCCTAAAGTGTAG